In a single window of the Acidobacteriota bacterium genome:
- a CDS encoding site-2 protease family protein encodes MTEPGSLEPQFEFERPVLRPKPSTWAKHLLLLAVTFCTATVAGTLFPFGRFDAFPIADPQTFGELINLFISLPFYYLVLVFAAIQNLFADPANLIYGLSFSVSLLFILISHEMGHYIACRIYRVDATLPFFIPTPPMIGPAGTFGAFIKILSPMPSRRAVFDIGIAGPIAGFIALIPVALIGLATMETVSPARLADASGTLVFTDPLLMRLFALGFGIDLNFGVGNAFYFAAWVGLLVTALNLIPSGQLDGGHAIYAVFGEKVHFWTGRIAFVVMSLLSIAGIYFFNSPSGLLIAVILGIMMRVRHPRPVDQTPLDGKRKLIAFLTLVIFALCFVPFPIKIN; translated from the coding sequence ATGACAGAACCCGGATCGCTTGAACCGCAGTTTGAATTTGAAAGGCCCGTCCTGCGGCCAAAGCCTTCCACATGGGCCAAGCATTTGCTCCTGCTCGCGGTCACTTTCTGTACCGCGACGGTCGCCGGCACGCTTTTTCCCTTCGGCAGATTCGACGCGTTTCCGATCGCCGATCCGCAGACCTTTGGCGAGCTTATCAACCTTTTTATATCGCTGCCGTTCTACTATCTGGTGTTGGTCTTTGCGGCGATCCAGAACCTTTTCGCGGATCCCGCAAATCTCATCTACGGCCTCAGCTTTTCCGTATCGCTTCTCTTCATTCTGATCAGCCATGAAATGGGGCACTACATCGCCTGCCGCATTTACCGCGTGGACGCGACGCTGCCTTTCTTCATACCGACCCCGCCGATGATCGGCCCCGCAGGCACCTTTGGGGCGTTCATAAAGATACTGTCGCCGATGCCGTCGCGGCGCGCTGTTTTTGATATCGGCATCGCAGGGCCGATCGCGGGATTCATTGCACTGATACCTGTCGCTCTTATCGGATTGGCAACAATGGAAACGGTCTCACCCGCGCGTCTTGCTGATGCGAGCGGCACGCTCGTTTTTACCGATCCGCTGCTGATGCGGCTGTTCGCACTCGGGTTTGGGATAGACCTTAATTTCGGTGTCGGCAACGCGTTCTATTTCGCTGCTTGGGTCGGACTGCTGGTAACCGCACTTAACCTGATTCCGTCAGGACAGCTCGACGGCGGTCACGCGATCTACGCCGTTTTCGGTGAGAAAGTGCATTTCTGGACGGGACGCATCGCGTTCGTAGTAATGTCGCTGCTTTCCATCGCGGGCATTTATTTCTTCAACAGCCCGAGCGGACTGTTGATCGCGGTGATATTGGGAATAATGATGCGCGTGCGGCATCCGCGTCCCGTCGATCAAACGCCGCTAGACGGCAAACGCAAACTCATCGCATTCCTTACGCTGGTGATCTTTGCTCTGTGCTTTGTGCCTTTCCCGATCAAGATAAATTAG
- a CDS encoding integration host factor subunit beta, whose amino-acid sequence MIKLDIVNLVADRTGVPKQKAEQVVDSLFEAMKDALAAGKRIELRGFGVFVVKPRKRGVGRNPRTGTEVPIPAGKTIRFKPGKELTPKAVG is encoded by the coding sequence GTGATCAAGCTTGACATCGTAAATCTGGTCGCTGACCGCACCGGTGTGCCAAAGCAAAAAGCCGAACAGGTAGTCGATTCGCTTTTTGAGGCAATGAAGGATGCGCTCGCCGCCGGAAAACGGATCGAGCTGCGTGGGTTCGGTGTCTTTGTAGTAAAGCCGAGAAAACGCGGCGTCGGTCGTAATCCGAGGACCGGAACGGAGGTTCCCATACCGGCCGGAAAGACCATCCGCTTCAAGCCGGGCAAGGAGTTGACGCCCAAGGCGGTCGGTTAG